CGGGCGCCGGCGAAGCCGCAACCGCGAACACGACTTCGTTGCCCGTGCCGTCGTTGTCCCGGTCTTCCTCTATGATCGTTTGCTCCGCGCGCACCGTGTAGCGCACCGGTTCTTCGATAACGATTTCCACTACCGTGTCGTCGGCAAGGCCGGCGGTTGGCGGCATCAAGATGCCGTCGCGCCCCAGGACTCTGATGCGGTCCGCGTCAGGGGCGGCATTCAGAAGTTGCAGGCGCAGACGCTCCCCCGATTCCGCTATGTTGTCGTCCGCGGCTTGCAGGCGCACCAGCAGGCAGTTCTCGATGCTGGGGATGCTGGGGATGTTCTCGATGCTGGGGATATTGTAATCCGCGCGCGAGAAGTCTCCGGGGCGCAGGCCGATGCTGCCGCCAGCCAACTGCAGGTTGGTGCTGGTAAAAGTAAAATCGCTGACTCCGACTCCGGGGCCGATGCCGATGCTTACGGCGCCGGCCACGCCCGTTANNNNNNNNNNNNNNNNNNNNNNNNNNNNNNNNNNNNNNNNNNNNNNNNNNNNNNNNNNNNNNNNNNNNNNNNNNNNNNNNNNNNNNNNNNNNNNNNNNNNNNNNNNNNNNNNNNNNNNNNNNNNNNNNNNNNNNNNNNNNNNNNNNNNNNNNNNNNNNNNNNNNNNNNNNNNGTGCGCCGTCAAGCTCACCGTTATGTCAGGCGAGGCAGGCGTAGTCTGCGCCCGTGCCGTCATCGCCCCCAGCACCAGGGTTCCCGCCAGCGCCGCCTGCAGCAGCCGCCCGCGGCGGCGTAGCGCGTCGCGTCTGGGCGGCAAGGGCAGGCCGTTCGTCAGATCGCTGGCGTCGGCAGTGTTCATCGTTTTGTCTCCTGGCATGATTTTTTTGCCCGATTTCTAGAGGGCGCAAGCATAACAGATAATTTTATCCATAAAAATAGCAGGTTGATAGTAATTATTCAACTTGAATATATATCTCGCCGCTGACGGATCGTGTTTGCGGGCCGCCCCGGCGTCCGCTTGCCGGGCGCCTGCCGCCCACTACCCAAGCCTGTGGCGGCCTGTTATTTTCCGCCCTTGCCATGGCGGGCTCAGCAGCGATTCGGGGACGGTGCGGGATACGACGGTGACGGCGGAAGGCATGAATAATGGCGGGCAACGCCTGCGCGAGTTGCTGGCGCGGCCGGGGATCGTGCGCCTGCTCGGCGCCCACGATGCTTTAACCGCGTTGGCGGTCGAACGAGCCGGTCTCGAGGCGGTCTTTCTTGGCGGCTTCGGGGTCAGCGCCAGTATGTTGGGTCTGCCGGACCTCAATTTCCTGGGCATTTCCGAGATGGCGGAGGCGACGCGGCGCGTGGCGCAAAGGGTTTCTTTGCCGGTACTGGCCGATGCCGATACCGGACACGGCGGCTTGCATAACGTGGCGCATTGCGTGCGCGAATTGCGCCAGGCGGGGGCGGCAGGGATGATCCTCGAAGACCAGGAATTCCCGAAGCGTTGCGGTCACTTTGCCGGCAAGAGGGTGATCCCGGGCGCGGAGATGGCGCGCAAGATTCAGGTCGCCGCCGCCGCCCGCGGCGACTCCGGCTTTGTGCTGGTGGGGCGCACGGACGCCCGCGAGCCCCATGGTCTGGAGGAAGCGATCCGCCGGGCGAACCTCTATTGCGAAGCCGGGGCCGACGTGGCCTTCGTCGAGGCGCCCTTGTCCGAGGAGGAGCTGCGCGCCGTCTGCCGCCAGGTGCCGCATCCCAAGCTGGTGAACATGCTGGCCTTCGGCAAGACTCCGAGCCTGAGTGCGGCGGCGCTCGCGGAGATGGGTTTCGATATGGTCGTGGCGCCGATCGATTCCGTGCTGTTGCTTGCCCGGGCCATGGGCCGTCTCGCGGAAGCCTTCCGGCAGGACGGGCATACCGGGGCGCTCGCCGGCGAGATGACGGATTTTGCCGGGATCAAGGAGTTGTTGGGGTTGCAGGAGTTCCTGGACCTTCAGGAAGCCCGGGATAAGCCCGCGGACTGAATTCGCGCCCCGCGATTCCCCCGGCAGCTCTATTCCCAGATCGCTACCCGCGTACCGATCTCCAGGTATTGCCGCAACTCGCGCAGTTGCGAGTTGGTCAGGGCGATACAGCCCTTGGTCCAGTCGAAATTGCGGTGGATAAAGCTTTTGTCCGCCGAGGGGGCGCCCAGGCCGTGCAGGCCGATCTGGCCTCCCAGCGGGGTGTTCTGCGGCGGGATGCGCGCCTCTTGGTGCGCCTTGGCGAGATTTTGGAAGCTTTGCGCGTCGAGCCGCTCGTTCAGGTAGCCGCGCCAGGCGTCGCCCAGATTCGGGTAGTTGAGCTGGATAAAGGGGCCGAATTTCCCCTGTTCCCGGAACGCGACCACCCGGTAGAT
This sequence is a window from Gammaproteobacteria bacterium. Protein-coding genes within it:
- a CDS encoding oxaloacetate decarboxylase, producing MRDTTVTAEGMNNGGQRLRELLARPGIVRLLGAHDALTALAVERAGLEAVFLGGFGVSASMLGLPDLNFLGISEMAEATRRVAQRVSLPVLADADTGHGGLHNVAHCVRELRQAGAAGMILEDQEFPKRCGHFAGKRVIPGAEMARKIQVAAAARGDSGFVLVGRTDAREPHGLEEAIRRANLYCEAGADVAFVEAPLSEEELRAVCRQVPHPKLVNMLAFGKTPSLSAAALAEMGFDMVVAPIDSVLLLARAMGRLAEAFRQDGHTGALAGEMTDFAGIKELLGLQEFLDLQEARDKPAD
- a CDS encoding L,D-transpeptidase, encoding WLLAALPLLAPAGALLAEEAPGYRLEIRKSERELLVRQRGRIVKRYPIATGSGGRGDKNMRGDKKTPTGIYRVVAFREQGKFGPFIQLNYPNLGDAWRGYLNERLDAQSFQNLAKAHQEARIPPQNTPLGGQIGLHGLGAPSADKSFIHRNFDWTKGCIALTNSQLRELRQYLEIGTRVAIWE